The Saccharothrix violaceirubra genome segment ACCCGACGAGTCGACGAGCGCACCGCCGGAGTTGCCCGGGTTGATCGCGGCGTCGGTCTGGATCGCGTCGTAGGTCACCTGCGGGCCACCGTTCTCGCCGGCCGCCGTCACGGGCCGGTGCAGGGCGCTCACGATGCCTTCGGTCACGGTGTTCGACAGTGACAGCGGCGACCCGATCGCCAGCACGGTGTCGCCCACGGCCAACTCGTCGGAATCGCCGAACTGGAGCACGGTCGGGTTGTCCGCCTCGACCTTGATCACGGCCAGGTCGGTCTTGGAGTCACGCCCCACGACCCGCGCGATCGCCCGCTTCCCGTCGATGAAGACCACCGTCAGCTTCGCCGACGAGTCCTGCACGGCGGGCGCCACGACGTGGTCGTTGGTCAGGATGTAGCCCGCACCGTCGATCACGACACCGGAACCGACACCGGCCACGTTGGCGCCCTTGAACTCGATCGACACCACGCTCGGCGTCACCCGCTTGGCGATGTCCGCGACCGACCCGACCGGCCGCTCCTTGCCCGGCTTCACCTCGGCCAGCGTCACGCCCGCGTCGGTCAACTCGTTGCCCGCACGACCGAACAGCCAACCCACCACACCACCGGCCGCACCCACGGCCAAGGCCACGACCAGCAACAACGCCAACGCGGTCGGCTTGACCCGCCGGCCGAACAGCAACTCGGGCACGCTCAGCAACGGCCCACGACCGACCTGCGCGGCCTCGCCGTCCTCGGCGGCCTTCTCGCTCACCGCCGGCGGCCCGATCACCGCACTGGCACCCGGATCGCGCCACGCGTCACCGGCGGGCTCGCCCTCCCAGAACACCGGCTCGACCTCGGGCTCACCCGACGCGTCCAACGGCGGGCGCTGCAGCCGGGTCGTGGTGTCGGGACGACCGAAGGCAGTGGTCAACGCCTCGGCAGGCGGCGGCGCAAGGCCAAGCGACCCGTTGAGCGCCGGACGATCGCCGGAAAACGCCCCGACGACCCCTTCCGGACGACCGAAGGCGACAGCCGCACCGGGATCGACGGCAGGACGGTTCAACGGACGCGGCGCGAGCCTGCGATGGGCCCCGTCGTCGACGCCGGACCTCGGAGTCCCGTTCGGCTGGGTCCCGTTGCCCTGGTCTGGCTCGCTCATCGCTCCCCGAACGTCGTCCTGCCTGAAGCCCCGCCGGGGCAATGGTGCCCGACGACCGGTGAAGTCGCCGTCAGCACCACGTCAAACAGCAAGAAGGAAAGGAGAACCCGGACGACAGCCCCTTTTCTGGTGGTCTGCCCACGCTTCCCGAGGTCGACCCCGGACAGCAGCCACCGAGCGAAGAAACCCCAGCTCAGCGAGCCTGGCCCGAAACCGGCCGCATGACACCGAGCGGACTGTCCACCGGAACAGGCGCCAACGAGGCAGGCGCCACCGCCGGAGTGGTCGGCGCGGCACCCGGTCCCTGCACGGGCACCGGCGCCGGATCATCGCCTCCGGGCACGACCAGGGCCAAGGCACCGAGCATCAACCCGGACACCACCGCCCCCGCACCCTGACGCGCGCGTTTGCCGCCCAGCCGACTACCGGTACCGAAAGGGCGGCTCTGCCCCAACACCGGTCCGGACCCGAACGCGGCGGCGGCCCGATCCGGCCGCTGCACGGCGACCAGCCGCCCGTCCTCGGTGACCGCGAGCCCGTCGGGCGCGCTGGGGAGTTCGACCTCCTGCGGGATGGCACCGAGCCGGGCCAGCAGGCCCGCCGGTGCGCTCGGGGTCGTCGCGGCCCTGACCGCGGACCTCGCCTGCTGCTGCGAGTAGGTCTCGGCCGCGCAGAACGGACATCGCGCGAGATGCGCGGACGCCCGGCCGTGCGCCGAGGCGGACAGCTCGCCGTCGACGAAGGCGACGACGGCGTCCGGCAGCAGGTGCTGCTCGGACAGTCCCCAACCTCGCAGGTCGGTCATGCAGAGTCCTCCTGAACAAGACCCCGACGGCGTTCGAGGGAAGCCCGCAGTGCTTGCCGGCCCCGGTGAATCCTGCTTCTCACCGTACCCAGTTTCACCCCGAGTGTGGCGCCGATCTCTTCGTAGGACAGCCCTTCGACGTCGCACAGCACGACGGCCGCGCGGAACTCCGGCGGCAGCTCGTCGAGGGCGGCCTGGAGGTCCGGGTCGAGGTGGGTGTCCGACCACACCTGCTCCGGGCTCGGGTCGTCGCCCGCGAGCCGGTCGGTGTCCTCGGGCAGTCCCTCCATGCGCAGCCGGGTACGGCGGCGGGCCATGTCGAGGAACAGGTTGGTGGTGATGCGGTGCAGCCAGCCCTCGAACGTGCCCGGCTTGTACGACGCGAGCGAGCGGAAGACCCGGATGAACGTCTCCTGGGTCAGGTCCTCGGCGTCGTGCTGGTTGCCGGTCAGGCGGTAGGCGAGCCGGTACACGCGGTCGGCGTGCTCGCGCACGACCTCGTCCCACGTGGGCGGGCTCCAGTCCGCGCTCTCGATGGGCGCGGTGGGTGCGGCGGTCGACTGCTGGGTCGGCATGGGGCGGTTGAGCACCTCCAGTGGGCCGGCGGCCCGGCTGCACGGTTCAACGCGGTGGTAGGCCCGCGTGTTCCCGTGTGGTTCCTGCGCTGGCACCAGCGTGCCTCGTCCGCTTATAACTCTCGTGAGAGTCGGCTGAGAGCACGCTGAGAAATCCCGGGGTTCCCCGCTTCACGCCGGATTCACCCGATCCGCCCCGGACGGCGTTAACCTTCCCCCTCGTGGACGTGGCTCTGCGCGAGTACGTGGAGCGCTACCCGCCCGAGGACGCCGTCATAGCGGCGGCCCGCGCGCGTGGCGTCGAGCTGGGCTGCGTGCCGATCGGGTCGGGCGGCGGCGCGGCCCTGCGGTTCCTCGCCGCGGCGACCCGGGCCAGGACCGTGGTCGAGGTCGGCACGGGCGCGGGCGTCGGCGCGCTGTACCTGCTCGGCGGCATGACCCCGGACGGCATCCTGACCTCGATCGACGTATCGGCCGAGTACCAGCGCGCCGCCCGGCGGGCGTTCGCCGACGCCGGTGTGGCGGTGTCGCGCACCCGGCTGATCACGGGCGCGGCGCTGGACGTGCTGCCCCGGCTGACCGACGGCGGCTACGACCTGGTGTTCGTCGACGCGGCCAAGACCGAGTACCCGCGCTACCTGGCGGAGGCCGTGCGGCTGCTGCGACCGGGCGGCGTGGTGGCGTTCGACAACGTGCTGTGGCAGGGCCGCGTGCTCGACCGGACCGTGCGCGACCCGGCGACGACGGCGTTGCGGGACGTGACGCGGGCCGTGCGCGAGGACGACCGGTTGGTGCCGGTGATCCTGCCGTTGGGCGACGGACTGCTCGTGGCCGCACGCACCTAGAAAGCCGTCACGCCCTTGCCCAGGACGGTCACGCCACCGGCGGACACCGTGTAGCGGGTGCGGTCGGTGGCCGGGTCGACGCCGATCAGCGCGCCGTCGGGCACGATCACGTTCTTGTCCAGGATCGCCCGGCGCACCACGGCGCCCCGGCCGATCCGCACGCCCGGCAGCAGCACGCTGCCCTGCACGACCGATCCCGACTCGATCACCACGTCCGACGACACGATGCTGCCGTGCACGGTCCCGGAGACGATCGAACCCGGCCCGACCATGGAGTCCTCGGCGCTGCCGCCGGCGACGAACTTGGCCGGGGGCAGGGGCGGTGTGGCGGTCCGGATCGGCCACGACCGGTTGTAGATGTCGAACACCGGGTCCGCGGACACGAGGTCCATGTGCGCCTCGTAGTAGGCGTCGATCGTGCCGACGTCGCGCCAGTAGCCGCGATGGCGTTCGGCCTCGCCGGGCACGACGTTGCGGGAGAAGTCGTAGACGTGCGCACGGCCCTGGTCCACCAGCGCGGGGATGATGTCGCCGCCCATGTCGTGCGCCGAGTCCGGGTCGGCCGCGTCGGCGCGCAACGTGTCGATCAACGCCTCGGTGGTGAACACGTAGTTGCCCATCGAGGCGAACGAGACCTCGGGGTCGTCGGGCACGTGCGGCGGTTCGGCGGGCTTCTCCAGGAACCGGGTGATCCGGCCGTCGGCGTCGGAGTCGATGCAGCCGAACGCCTTCGCCTCCACGCGCGGCACGCGGATGCCCGCCACGGTCACCGAAGCGCCGGTCGCCACGTGCTGGTCGACCATCTGGCCGGGGTCCATCCGGTACACGTGGTCGGCGCCGAAGACCACGACGTGGTCGGGGCGTTCGTCGTTGACGAGGTTGAGCGATTGGTAGATCGCATCACCGGAGCCGTGATACCAACGCGGGCCGAGGCGTTGCTGCGCCGGGACGGGTGTCACGTACTGACCGAGCACAGTGGACAGGCGCCACGTGGTCGAGATGTGACGGTCCAGTGAATGCGATTTGTACTGCGTGAGAACGCAAAGCTTGACGAAGCCGGCGTTGACCAGGTTGGAGAGGACGAAGTCGACGAGGCGGTAGTTGCCGGCGAAGGGCACCGCCGGTTTGGCCCGGTCGGCGGTCAGCGGCCACAACCGCTTCCCTTCGCCACCGGCGAGGACGATTCCGAGGACGTTCGGTTGTCCCGTCACGGCGACGACCCTAATGGCGGGGACTGCCGCCTACCAACGGTCTACACCGGCCGTTCACCCGGCCGGCCCGCGACCCGGCGTTACGGTGGACGTCGTGCGAATCGGACTGCTGACCCGGGAGTACCCGCCGGAGGTGTACGGCGGCGCCGGCGTGCACGTCGGCTTCCTCGTGCCACGCCTGCGCGAACTGGTCGACGTGGACGTGCACGCGTTCGGCACGCCGCGCGCGGACGCCCGGGGTTACCACCCCGCGCACGGCCTGGAGAACGCGAACGCGGCGTTGGCGACGCTGTCGGTCGACCTGGAGATGGCCGCCGCGTTGGCGGACGTGCGACTGGTGCACTCGCACACCTGGTACGCGAACATGGCCGGGCACTTGGCGAAGCTGTTGCACGGCGTGCCGCACGTGGTGACCGCGCACTCGCTGGAGCCGCGTCGGCCGTGGAAGGCCGAGCAACTCGGCGGCGGGTACCGGGTGTCGTCGTGGGTGGAGCGGACCGCGTACGAGGCGGCGGACGCGGTGATCGCGGTGAGCGAGGGCATGCGGACGGACGTCCTCGACTGCTACCCGGCGTTGGACCCGGCCCGGGTGCACGTGGTGCGCAACGGCATCGACCCGGACGCGTACCGGCCGGTCGACGAGACGGACGCGCTGGTCGCGCGCGGGATCGACCCGACGCGGCCGATCGTGGCGTTCGTCGGGCGGATCACGCGGCAGAAGGGCGTCGGACACCTGGTGGCGGCGGCGCACCGGTTCTCGGCGGACGCCCAGCTCGTGCTGTGCGCGGGCGCGCCGGACACCCCGGAGCTGGCCGAGGAGACGCGGGCGGCGGTGGCGGAGCTGTCGGCGGTGCGGCCGGGGGTGTTCTGGATCCGGCAGATGCTCCAGCCGGCCGAGGTCCGGCAGATCATGAGCCACGCGACGGTGTTCGTGTGCCCGTCGGTGTACGAGCCGCTGGGGATCGTGAACCTGGAGGCGATGGCGTGCGGCACGGCCGTGGTCGCCTCGGACGTGGGCGGGATCCCGGAGGTCGTGGAGCACGGCGTGACCGGACTGCTGGTGCACTACGACGAGCGGGACGTGGAGGCGTTCCGGCAGGGGTTGGCGGACGCGGTGGACGCGGTGCTGGCGTCGCCTTCGCGGGCGCGGGAGTTCGGCGCGGCGGGGCGGGAGCGGGCCGTCCGGGAGTTCTCGTGGACGACCGTGGCCGAGCGGACCGTGGAGGTGTACGACCTCGCTCTCCGTTGATGTGTGAGATGCGTCTCACGCTATAGGAGGCAACCCGAAAGGGGTCCCAGCGCACTTACCAGTAGTCAAACCACTACTGGGGGTCCTGGATGCGGTGGGTTGTACTCGCGACGGTGGGGGTCCTCGTGGCCGGCTGCGCCGGGGAGACGGGCTTCGACGCCACCTCCGTGCCGCTCACGATCAAGGGCGGAACCGTGCTCGACCCGCAGGGGCTCCAGGTGCGGGCCGAGGCCGAGGTCAGCTACACGCTGGGCTTCGGGTACGTCGCCCGGACCGACGGCGACGAGGTGAGCTGCTGGTTCGCCCGGGTCGACCCGGACTCCGAGGTCGACACCCGGCTGTGGTGCGGACCGGTACAGGTGCCGGGCACCCCGACCACGACGGACTGGGTGCCCGTGCCCCTCAAGGAGGTCGAGCGGACCGACGCGGGCGTGCGGCTGGACGTGCTGCCGCCACAGGTGCCCGCGTTCGGCGCCAAGAGCACACCCGTGGGCGACCTCGTGCGGACGGACGGGCGTTCGGCGTCGGCCGACCAGGGCGTCGGCGAGGCCGGACCGGACTTCCTGGCCGTGCTGCCCGACGACGGACGTGCCCTCGACAGCGCCACCGGACGGCTGCGCGACGACCAGTTGGACGTGAAGCTCACCGGGTACGCGCGGCCGTCGACCGTGCGGACCGGGCAGGGGGAACTGCGGGCCGAGCACGGGGTCGGGCTGCGGGTCGTGCGGTTGGAGGTCGACCGGCTGCGGGAGGCCGACGGGGCGTTCGACCAGAAGCTGTGGGAGGGCCGGGGGCCGCAGCCGCCCGAGCTGAGCCTCCAGGTGCCGGGACGGCGGCACGCGCTGTCCGTGGACCAGTTGCCCAAGGACGGCACCGTGCTCGTGGTCTACACGGTGCCGTCGACGCCGGGTGCCGAGGAGTTGGTGCTGGACAGCGTGGGTGCGCGTCCCCTGGTGCAGCGGCTTTCGGTCACGGACGGGCGGACGTCGGACGGGCCGCCGGCGTTGCGGCGCGAACCGGCGGCCCAGGTCGACGGGGTGTCGGCGCCGGTGCGCGTGGGGTCGTCGTCGGGGACGTTGGCGGTCAAGCGGGTGCGGGTGGGGTGGCAGCGGCCGGTCGACCTCGGGGGGCGGTACCGGCTCGTGACGGCCGACGAGGGCAAGGCGTTGGTCGAACTGCGGCTGGAGGGTCAGGGCCTGGTGTCGGTCCTCGGCGCACCGGAGACCGTGAAGCTGCTGGGCACGTCCGCCGGGGCGCGGGTGGTGGGTGCCCAGTACGGGGGCGACACGTTCCCGTACGCCGTGATCGTGGAGGTCCCGGCGGACGCGAAGTCGGTGGAGCTGACCGTGGCGGCCGGGCGGCCGGTCCTGCCCAACCTGGGTGCCACCGAGGTCACGGCCGCCCGGATGACCGTCCCGCTGCCCTGACCCGCGCTGCGCGCGTGCCTGAGTGCGCGACTCGGGTGCCCAAATGCGCAGCTCGCGCGCCCGAACGCACGACCCGTGGTGCCCGAGTGCACAACTCGCGGTGTCTGAACGCACAACTCGCGGTGTCCCGACGCACGACTCGCGGGTCAGCGGGTCGACTTGGCGGTGGCCAGGGCCAACAGGGTCCGGGCGGCGAAGCCCGTCGCACCGGGCGTCACCTCGGCGTAGGACTTGTCCGACCGCGCCGGACCGGCGATGTCCAGGTGTGCCCAGGGGACGTCCGCGGCGAACTCCCGCAGGAACAACGCCGCCATGATGCCACCCGGACCCGGCGGGCACTGCCGCAGGTCGGCCAGGTCGCTGTGCACCGCGTCGGCGTGCTCCTGGAGCAGCGGCATGCGCCAGTACCGCTCGGCCGCCGCCTCCCCCGCCGCCAGCAGGTCGGCGGCCAGGGCGTCGTCCGTGGCGAACAGGCCGGCCGTGCGCACGCCCAGGCTGATCTTCATCGCGCCGGTCAGGGTCGCCACGTCCACGATCAGGTCCGGCGACAGGGTGCGCACCGCGTACGCCAGGGCGTCGGCCAGGACCAGCCGGCCCTCGGCGTCGGTGTTCGTCACCTCGGTGGTCGTGCCGCCGTGGTGGCGGATCACGTCGCCGGGCCGGTAGGCCGAGCCCGACACGTGGTTCTCCGCGCACGGCACCAGGGCCGTCACCCGGACCGGGAGCCGCCGCCGTGCCGCCGCGATCGTCGCGGCGATCACGGCCGCGCCGCCCGCCATGTCCGTGCGCATGAGGTGCATGCCCTCGGCGGGCTTGATCGAGATCCCGCCGGTGTCGAACGTGATCCCCTTGCCGACGAACACCAGGTGGGGACCACCGCCGGTGCCCCGCCACGCCAGTTCGACCAGCCGGGGCGGACGCGGCGACCCGCCGCCGACCGCCAGCACGCCGCCGAAGCCCTCCGCGCGCAGCCACTTCTCGTCGCGCACCCGCACGTCCAGGCCGGGCACGGCCCCCGCCAGCTTCGCGGTCGTCGCGGCCAGCCAGGCGGGGTCCTTGGTGTTCGACGGGGTGTTCGCCAGGTCCCGCGCCAACGCCGTCGCGGCGGCGGCGTCCAGCGCCTCGCGCACCGCGTCGGCCACCGGCGCACCGGTCACCAGGCGCACGGACCGCACCCGCCGGGGCCGCTCCTGCCCGGTCACCTTGAACCCGTACCCGCCCAGGGCCAGACCGAGCGTGAACGCCGCCGCGTCCGCGTCGGCGGGCAGTTCCACGTCGCACCGCTCGGCCACGTCGGTCAACGCCCTGCTCAGCACGGCACCGGCGGTACGCCAGTCACCGGCCGTGCCCGCGCCGACACCGAGCACCCACGGGTCGCGCCGGGCCGGCGCGCCGATGTCGCCGTCGTCCTCGCCGGCCGACGCGACGACGACCCGGAGGACGCCCCGTCTGGGCGAGCCCGCCACGTCGACGCTGGGCAGCGGGGTGGGCAACGGCTGGCGCACGGGTGGTTCTCCTGTCCGGTCGATCAACGACTGCCGACGCAGCGATGCCCCGGTTCCACTGTGGAACCGGGGCTTCGACGCTTACTCGTTCCGGCTGGTCAGCCCGCGGCTGCCTTGAGGGCGTCGCCCAGGGCGTTGGCCTCGTCCGCCGACATCTCGACGACGAGGCGCCCACCACCCTCGAGCGGAACGCGCATGACGATGCCGCGCCCCTCCTTGGTGACCTCGAGGGGACCGTCGCCGGTCCGGGGCTTCATGGCCGCCATCGCGTGCTCCCTCCGTCAACATCTTCCCCGTCCGACCAGGGCCGGATACTCGCCCCATTCTCCCCTATGCGGACTGCGCGGCGAAACCGAACCGATCTTTCCGGTCCCGGCGAGACTCGGTGACGATCTTCGCCTCGTCGCAGTTCAACGCCAGGATGGCCGCGCACCAACGACTTCCGGGGGCCCGCGGGTCGTCACCCGGCCGTGACCCGAATCGACGACTGTGGCGTGTCGCGGGGTCCGCCTGACAGACTCGGAAGCCGTGCGAGCCCGTTCCGCGCTCTTCGACGTCTACGGCGGCCACCTGCGCGAGCGGGGTGGTGCCGCGACGATCGCCGCCCTCGTCCGCCTGCTCGAACCGCTGGACTTCGCGGCGCCGGCCGTGCGCACGGCGGTGTCGCGGACGGTCCGCCAGGGGTGGCTCGAACCGGTCCGGCTGGCCGAGGGCCCCGGCTACGCGATGACACCCCGCGCGGAAAGGCGGCTCGACGAGGCCGCCGCGCGCATCTACCGGACCCGCCCGTCCACCTGGGACGGACGCTGGCACGTCGTCGTGCCGGACGTGCCGCCGGTGCGCGAGGCCCGCGACCGGCTGACGTCGTCGCTGCAACTGCTCGGCTACGGCGCGTTGGGCCCGGTCGCGTGGATCGCGCCGCGACCGTCGCCCGAACTGGCCGACGTGCTCGCCGCCGAGGAGGTCGCCGCCACCTCGTTCCACGGCGAACACGAAGGCGACCCGCGCGAGCTGGCCGCCAAGGCGTGGGACCTGGAAGCCCTCGGCCAGGACTACGCACTCTTCGTGGCCGAGTGGGAACCGCTCGTGTCCGCTGTGGACGGAACGGCGCCCGCCACGGCGTTCGCCGCGTCACAACGGTTCCTGCACGCGTGGCGCAAGTTCCTGTTCCGCGATCCGGGACTGCCGCGCGAACTGCTGCCCGCCGGCTGGCCGGGCCTGGCCGCCGCCGAGTTCTTCGACCGGCACACGGCACGGCTCGCGCCGGCCGCGCGCCGGTTCGTCGACGACAGTCTCGGAACCGACTGACCGGAGGTATCCCGTGTCCGAACTCCTCGTCGAGGACGCCGAGGGCGTGCGCACGCTCACGCTCAACCGGCCCGACTCGTACAACTCGCTGACCGTCTCGTTGAAGGAGCGGTTGCGGGACGTGCTGGCCGAGACGGCGGCCGACGACCGGGTGCGCGCCGTGGTGCTGACGGGTGCCGGGAAGGCGTTCTGCGCGGGCCAGGACCTCAAGGAGCACGCGCGACTGCTCGCCGAGGGCGACCCGGCACCGCTCAAGACCGTGGAGCTGCACTACAACCCGATCGTCGAGTCGATCATCGGGATGCCGAAGCCGGTCGTCGCGGCGGTCAACGGGATGGCGGCGGGCGCGGGCGCGTCGTTCGCCTACGCGTGCGACCTGCGGGTGGCGGCGGCGGGCGCGCGGTTCCTGATGGCGTTCGCGAACGTGGGGTTGAGCGCGGATTCGGGCGCGTCGTGGACGCTGCCCCGCCTGATCGGCCGCGGTCGGGCCACGGAGATGATGTTGCTGGCCCAGCCGGTGGACGCGGCCGAGGCGTTGCGGATCGGCATGGTGTCGCAGGTCGTGCCGGACGGCGAGGCGCTGTCCACGGCACACGCCCTGGCCCGCACGCTGGCGTCCGGACCGACCGCCGCCTACGCCGCGATCAAGGAGGCGTTGGCGTTCTCCGGCGCGTTGTCGGCGGCGTTGGAGGTGGAGGCGCGCACGCAGGCGGCGGCGGGCGGCACGGCCGACCACCGCGCGGCGGTCGAGGCGTTCGTGGCCAAGCGGAAGCCGACGTTCAGCGGTCGATAGCGCGGAAGCAGGTCGCCACGTGGTCGTCGACCATGCCGGTGGCCTGCATCAACGCGTAACACGTGATCGGTCCGAGGAAGACGAAGCCGCGCCGCTTGAGCTCCTTGGCCATGGCCTTGGACTCGGCGGTGACGGCGGGCACGTCGGCGATGGTCGCGGGCCGGACGTGGGTCTTGGGCGCGAACGACCAGAGCAGGTCGTCGAGCGGCTCGTCCATGGCCGCGAGGACACGGGCGTTGGCGACGGCCGCGTTGATCTTGGCCCGGTTGCGCACGATGGACGCGTCGGCCATGAGCCGGTCGAAGTCGGCATCGTCGTAGCCGGCGACGACCACCGGGTCGAAGTCCGCGAAAGCCCGCCGGAAGTTCTCCCGCTTGCGCAGGATCGTGATCCACGACAGGCCGGACTGGAACGACTCCAGGCACATGCGCTCGAACAGTTCCGCGTCGCCGTGCAGCTCCACGCCCCACTCGGTGTCGTGGTAGTCGCGGTAGTCGGGCGTGCTGTCGCCCCAGGCGCAACGGACGACGTCGATCATCGGTACCTCTCGGCGAAACGGGCGAAGCGGCGCAGCGACCAGGCCACGCCGGGCGCGAACGCGGCGGCCAACGGCCACGGTACGTCCTCGTACCAGACGAACTCGGAACGGTCGCCGTGCCCGCTCACCCGGAACCCGCCCGTGCCCCGGACCAACCGCCCGGTGTGCTCGACCACGCACCGGACCGGAGGCTCCCACACCGTGACGCGCATGGTGTCGACGAACCCGAACCGGCCGATGCCGGTGAACGCGGACAGCGTCGAGCCGGTGGACGTGCCGTCGCCGCCGGTCACCCGCACGCGCGTGCCGAGCATCCACTCGCCTTGGCGAACCCAGTCGGTGGCCGCCGCCCACGTGGTCGCGGCGGGTGCGGCGACGTCGACGGCGAGTTCGAGCCGGGTCATGAGGGCGTACCGGCCGGCCTCACCGCGTCGGGTTCACGGTCGGCCTCGAGTTCGGCCACGCGGGACCGCAGTACCTCGATCTCGCCGGCGAGCCGGTCGAGCACCCAGTCGACCTCGGACATCCGGTAGCCGCGCAGGACCTGCTGGAAGCGCACGGCACGGACGTCCTCGGGCCGCACGTCGTCGGCCGGCAGCCGCGTCGGGGACGTGCCGGGTGGCAGCGGTGCCATCTCCTCACCCCGCCCGAACACCAGCGAGGCCAGCAGGAACACCACGGCCGCCACGAGCACCATGACGACGAGGTAGATGAGCGCGGTGGTCACGACACGATCGTGACACACCACCACGCGTAACACCGAGGATGGCTCCACACTCGACCAGGCAGCCGAAGTTCCCCGAACGTGACGACACAGCTACCAGGCGGCAACAGAGCTGCCACCCGTTCCGGGCGCCCGAACGCACAACTCACGGTGCCTGAACGCAGAGTTCATGGTGTCCGAACGCACAACTCGCAGTGTCCGAAGGTATAACTCGCGCGTTCAGGGGGCTACCCGTCCCGGCGGAAGCGCAACGCCTCCGTGAGAGCGGCGGTCGCGGCCTCGTCCGCGACCGCCTGCTCATTGGCCTTCTTCAGCTCGCGGTACACCTCGTCCCGGTGCACGGCGATCGACCGAGGCGCCGCGACACCGATCCGGACCACGTCACCCCGCACGTCCAGGACGGTCACCGTGACCTCGTCGCCGATGCGCACGCTCTCGCCGGAGCGGCGGGTCAGGACCAGCATCTCGGTCGTCCTCCCTGGAGGTCAGGCGCTCAACAGCGGCGCGCGGAGATCACCCGCGGTCAGCACGACCTGGACCGCGCGTCGGGTCCGCTGGTCGACCACGATGGGGGCGAGCAGGTTGGCGGTGGCCGAGGAGGCCGACTCGCCGACCGTCACGACCAGCAGCACCAGCAGGTCGGACACGTCGACCGTGCCGAGCTGCTCGACGGCCTGCGCACCGATCTCCGGAGCGTAGTCCGGGAAGAACGGCGCCGGCGGCACGACGAGGAACCGCAGCTCCGGGTCGTCGACCGAGCGCAGCGAGAACAGCAGGCCGTCCTCGGTGGTGCGCACGAGCAGGAAGCGGCGGTGCTCCGGGAACCCGGGCATGGGGACGCTGAACTCGATGACGGGCGCCGTGTCGGCGTCGCTCACGTCCGTCCTCCTCGTCAGGACCGCGGTCATCGGAGGAAGTCCAACAACGAGGGCTGCTGGATGCGCGCCGTGGCGGCCAGGGCCGCCTGGTAGGCGGTCGACTGCGTCTGCAACGACACCACCGCCTCCGTGAGGTCGACTTCCTCGATGTCCGACAACTGCCCGGTCAACGTCACCGCGCGGTCCTTGGCGACGTCGACCGCCGTGGTGAGGCGACTGTATCGACTGCCGACGGCGGCGAGTTCGGTGTTGACCGACGAGAGGCGTGAATCCACACGATCGAGTTCGGTGTTGAGGGTGGGGTCGCCCGATCGGAGCTTGCTCGCCACGGTCGACAGCACGGAGAAGACCGAATCGGTGCCTGTGCCGAACACCGTGGAGGGCACGTCCACGCGCACCTGGGTGCGGGCGTCCACCCGGCGCAGCACCTCACCGTCGTCGCCGAGGTAGGCGCCGCTGTCGTCGAACGCACGGGAGTTCGCGGTCGTGCCGCCGAACACCGGCCGGCCCAGGTAGGACGTGTTGGCCGCGGACAGGGCGGCGTCGCGCAGCGACTCGATCTGACCGGCGAGCGCGACCCGCGCGGTCGGGTCGGACGCGGTGGCGTTCAGGCCCTGCACGACCAGGTCGCGGGCCTGGTTGAGGTAGTTCGAGACACCGAGCAGCGCGTTCTCGGCCGTGCCGAGGCGTGCGGTGCCGTCGGCGGCGCTGCGGGTGTACCGCTCGCCGGCCGCGAGGTCGGTGCGCAGGCGCATGGCGGCCACGGCACCGGTCGGCGAGTCGGAC includes the following:
- a CDS encoding flagellin N-terminal helical domain-containing protein, which codes for MRDPMGIGISRTTELSSSQRTLSALRANQNRGEELRQQVTTGRKINTPSDSPTGAVAAMRLRTDLAAGERYTRSAADGTARLGTAENALLGVSNYLNQARDLVVQGLNATASDPTARVALAGQIESLRDAALSAANTSYLGRPVFGGTTANSRAFDDSGAYLGDDGEVLRRVDARTQVRVDVPSTVFGTGTDSVFSVLSTVASKLRSGDPTLNTELDRVDSRLSSVNTELAAVGSRYSRLTTAVDVAKDRAVTLTGQLSDIEEVDLTEAVVSLQTQSTAYQAALAATARIQQPSLLDFLR